One segment of Apus apus isolate bApuApu2 chromosome 1, bApuApu2.pri.cur, whole genome shotgun sequence DNA contains the following:
- the ARRDC5 gene encoding arrestin domain-containing protein 5 gives MSIVGAINLVLPKTEVHLAGSSIDGQLVLNLSSSLKEPVVKVELEGRGYLRWLEEDNPDLDYEKTTAYTNKAVYIYASKIFHIEDGCVDSGVHTFDFHFSLPPSIPSTFTSKIGSISYFVKGTCCSHQTVLAREERHLLLQGAAGDCRRHVKDKASLVMEARKDVVYFCCFSRGFVILQISLEKNIFCPGETIVFVTDIANRTPRHVRKVVFAVHCIVRYSGFSSRGEQRYLEDQSEVTRLESQTNVVPFEDKKFTNALVLPKPLPVTSTLQENKIMAFRYELVGTSDLPCTTSTIEGRVPIIIEATKEHSSVEHSSTTLQENEGDISNGVNLHRDISETGPGATASGFTK, from the exons ATGTCAATAGTGGGAGCAATTAACCTGGTGCTGCCCAAGACTGAGGTGCATTTAGCTGGTTCCAGCATAGATGGGCAACTGGTTCTGAACCTCAGCAGTTCCCTGAAGGAGCCTGTTGTGAAGGTGGAGCTCGAGGGAAGAGGCTACTTGAGGTGGCTTGAGGAGGATAATCCTGACCTGGACTATGAGAAGACTACAGCTTACACCAACAAGGCTGTCTACATCTACGCATCTAAGATTTTCCACATAGAAG ACGGCTGCGTAGATTCTGGGGTCCACACCTTTGACTTCCACTTCAGCCTTCCTCCAAGTATTCCCTCCACATTCACCAGCAAAATTGGCAGCATCTCCTACTTTGTTAAAGGGACTTGCTGCAGCCACCAGACTGTCTTAGCCCGAGAAGAGAGACATTTACTGTtgcaaggagctgctggtgacTGCAGAAGACATGTGAAAGACAAG GCCTCACTGGTGATGGAAGCTAGGAAGGATGTagtttatttctgctgcttcagtcGTGGCTTTGTGATCCTTCAGatttccctggaaaaaaacatattttgtccTGGAGAAACCATTGTCTTTGTAACAGATATTGCAAACAGGACACCCAGGCATGTTAGAAAGGTTGTTTTTGCTGTGCACTGCATCGTCCGGTATAgtggcttcagcagcaggggagAACAACGCTACTTGGAAGACCAAAGCGAAGTGACAAGGTTGGAGTCCCAGACAAATGTGGTTCCCTTTGAGGATAAGAAATTTACCAATGCACTGGTTCTGCCAAAACCCCTGCCTGTCACCAGCACtctccaggaaaataaaataatggcaTTCAGGTATGAGCTGGTAGGCACCTCTGACCTTCCTTGTACCACATCCACCATTGAGGGAAGGGTGCCCATCATCATAGAAGCCACAAAGGAACATTCCTCTGTGGAGCACAGCAGCACGACTCTGCAAGAAAATGAAGGTGACATCTCAAATGGGGTAAACCTTCACAGAGACATTTCTGAGACTGGCCCAGGAGCAACTGCCAGTGGattcacaaaataa